ATTTTTGCACGTCGGATAGAAATTTACGATAACTTTTCGGAAAgaaaatttcgagacgcacgactttcaaaagtgtgacgaggATCGCAGACCTGTCATAAAATTCGATACGAAAATTTTATAGTTTAGGaatcaattttacattttaattatttttttaaatattttgagtatttttataattttacttattagagttttatttctattataaataacctCCCTTATTTCTATTAGAAACTCATTTTTTCGATTTAcgagaaattttaataaaatttttaattttttaacttattttttcttttattttgtcttaaccaaacgatattaattaaaatttctaacgGAATTTAAATAGTCTCTTATCAATTAATATTGAATCACTGAAATGCAGAAAGAAACTATATAGTTTAGGGAAGAGGTGTTACAAAAAACATAGCAAtaataaaaggaaaaggaagttaaataatataacaaaagTGGAGACATGAAGAAGCAGAAAAAAGCCAAAGATAAAGAGAAGTTCAAGGAGGTGAGGGCCACTTCTTTTGGATTTCAAAATAGTAGCTCACTTCCAAATAGCATTTCCCATCATCATCTACCATCTGCAAATACAAACAAATACGTAAACAAAACATTACGTATTCTTATATTAGTGCATGCGTTGTGGCTTTGGTAAACTTAACCTTGGATGCAGCAAAGTAGGAGCCTCTTGCAAAAATGCCagaaggagtagtttcctcttCCAATTCATAAGTATAGGGCTCTTGCCTCGGCCCGAATGTTCCCAGCATCACTTTTCTATGGTCCACTGCATATGGGTTTaactttaattaatgaaaaaagtttttttttttttttttttttggggggggggggggggggtgggaATTGGAAATGCAGAAAGCTCATAGGAAAAATTAATTGACCTCTGACGCCTGTCTTCCAAACAGTAGTGATATACTTGAGGCCAGAGACGATATTGTTGGAAACGGTAAAGGATAAAAAGAGACGATAATGGCTTCCTTCCTTGAGAGTAAAAAGAGTTCTCTTTGATTTGGTAATTGATGAAATTGGCAACACTACATCTTCCCTCCCTGGACTTGAGATTCTCagatttattttctttacttcTGCTTCTTTGCTTTCTGTCCATTTCACCAAAAATTTTAGACTACCATCTATAATAATTCACAAATTTTTGTGGATTATATTACAGTGATACCTCCAACAGAAGCTAAGTCAATTCTTCCAAGGAGCTGCTCTTTCCATCTTCTTAAGCTGTCATCATCCTTCACAGAAATCGCGATTATATaactaaatgaaaattaaaagagcgataaaataaaatagaaaattactatttagtccataAGTTTAATGATCTAACTATTTAATCCTTCATTGAAAATACATTAATTAGTCCTTCTGTTTTTGTTtcattcactttttattttcttcatccagtttaaatcattttttttttgttagtaGACATATTCAAAGGAGAGAAATTATAATTActgttaataaatattttagaaaggatacttttttaatctctaaattatatcaaaattaatacaTATATGGAGGGATTAAAGAGttgaacaataaaaatatagggactatgAGAAACATTCTTTTATGATgggaaaatttttcaaaaacaaataataatgcttTTTTTGTTAagtaaaaggaaagaaaaagaaagaagtcaTGCCTTGTCTTTTTCAAGATGCTCCTTGAAAGAAACTTGAGGGCCAATATCCAATTGTTTCACACTCTTGATGAGCTTGGAATCACTCTCTTGCTCttgctcttcctcttcctcttcatcctcctcttcttcttcctcaactTCATTGCCAGTGGCCTTCAAGTTCTTGATCTTCTTCTTCATAAGCTCTTCAATTTCGACTCCATTGTTGAATCCCATATTATCTTTGGATGCTGATGAAGTTCCAATAGCAGCTGACATCTCCCTTTTTTCACTCCACACAGAAAAAAACAAAGTCTATCAAATTAGAACATGGTTTAATTTTGATCTTCAATGAACTTCTGCTTATATTTAGAATGCAGAAGAAGAGAGATGGTTGTTAATCAATTCTGTTAGAGAGTTAATCACCTGTTTTGGAAGGTATGGAGTGGAGAGGTCGAGAGAGATGGGATCTGTGGCTTGTTTAATGTATTGTTGGATTTTGGAGGATGTGAAATTGATGTTGACAAATGACACCCCACCTGAAAAATGCTTATGGCTGTCTGGAGAATACCAAGGGAAGGTCATGATTTATAGATATACAAAGTTAGTcttatttacaatttttttataaaaaaaattatttttctcataaatttatataactGCTTATTCTTTTcacttgattttaaaaaaaaaaactaactaaaataataaaaatcatgtTCTCCATTCATATTGCTTTATTGAAACATATAAATTGGGtaaagtgaaagaaaaaaaaattaaagttgtaTGTATTAATAATTtggaataaatagaaaaaaaatatttttatttaaaaaataaatttatttagttgaatcattttaattttaataatttaaattaaagttgttataattaaatcgaattaattaaAGTTATGCTTATAAAATTATCTTAGGATTATTAACATCTATTCCTCATTATACACATATATTTTTTTGGTGGAAAGAAGATTcctcattataattttattgataaaaattataaaaagttaaCTGAAATGATTATATTGTGACCCCAATTTTACTtaattgaatataattttaataaatatattaaaagcatctaaattattaaaataaaaaaatgaatataacTATAATTTTACCTAAAGTTGAATTTTCCTTTATCACGTCTAAAAGTTAAAGGGAATTAAACTACTAAAGTTGAGGCAGGTGAGATAAAAGTTGGCCAGCAACTCTCATCTTCTCCAATCATTGCTGTTTTCCTCTTTTTATTCTCTGCTTTTTGGCACGAatctttaattaaaatactaaagtaTCTTTATACGTACACAAACAGCTTTTATCCTTAATAGATAAACTGATTTTCACTTCACCATATCGACTGTGCCAAACgaatatgttaaaattttacaataaaagaaaaaaaaatagaaacacAGAAGAAATCACACAATTAGCTagatctttttaaaaaaaattctatataaattattgaaatctgagttaaaaataaatttagaagtATAAATGGGCACAACTTGCAAGATAATCCACCAAAAAGTTCATGAAAGCTTTACTAGCAGTATCCTGAGGAAGTCTTGGCTGATCCTTAGGAAAAGTAGTGACCTCTTGGCTGATTCCTATGCCAAAGAAAGCATTTGGACATCAATTTGTCATACGTTAaaggtttaaaaaaaaaaaatacatagagTTTCTTGGAGTTTTGAGCTCAAACGTTGAGAAGCACTGCAAAATGACTAACGATGACATTGTGATAATTCTTAGTCGATTTTattcatagaaaaaaaaattttggccAACTTAAACATATAGTAAAGTTACTTTTAAACTattttgtgttgtttgagtaaagGTTTTGAGTTTATAATTGACATTAAAATTCAGTTTGTTTgtgaaaaatgatttattttttcctttaactagaaaaatattttctattaattaaattttttgagttataaaaagtattttcttgaaaaatatttttcatgaaacaaATGAATCCCgtattaaataaaaagaaattttagttaACAAAAACACAGAGAGGCTTTGAGTGCGTTGGATTCTTCGTGAGCCCAAAAAAAACCTGAGTCAATTTGTATATGGCATGAGGACCCTTAGAGTGAACCCGAAAGGGAAGGATATATAGGACTAGTTAGCTAAAGTTGATGGATATATTTGCCGATTGACCTTCCTAAAGTAGCCCTATCATATGTTGCATGAGACTAATTAAGCA
The sequence above is a segment of the Manihot esculenta cultivar AM560-2 chromosome 5, M.esculenta_v8, whole genome shotgun sequence genome. Coding sequences within it:
- the LOC110615450 gene encoding rho GDP-dissociation inhibitor 1; this encodes MSAAIGTSSASKDNMGFNNGVEIEELMKKKIKNLKATGNEVEEEEEEDEEEEEEQEQESDSKLIKSVKQLDIGPQVSFKEHLEKDKDDDSLRRWKEQLLGRIDLASVGESKEAEVKKINLRISSPGREDVVLPISSITKSKRTLFTLKEGSHYRLFLSFTVSNNIVSGLKYITTVWKTGVRVDHRKVMLGTFGPRQEPYTYELEEETTPSGIFARGSYFAASKMVDDDGKCYLEVSYYFEIQKKWPSPP